The sequence TCTCCGTGATCGATTTGTGGCAAAACTTGCAGACGGCTTGATGCTTCTTTTTCATATTGGACACAAACTCTTTGTGATTAGTGTACCCGAAGCGAATTATTGACGACAACGCAGACATTATTAATTAACTTAATTATTATTAGCTAGTGTGCGCGTATTCAGCAGCGAGACTCACAACGAACTGAGCCGTGGCTCGCAATAGAAAGGAACAGTAACGTTAACGTACACAGTTGCCAATGGTAACGAGGAAGGAAGGAATGGCATCTTTACAACAGTTAGCTAGTTCCGACCAAGTACTTTGATTTGACGAGAGGCAGCCAatgagtgctgatattcagtacaaCATCACTGGGACTTCACTTTAGTATCACTCCGCTCTATGCTTTGTGTTGATTACGATCGTAATCTATCTTAGCGAATGAAGAAATGGGACTGGGTTACATTTCACGCTAATGGTTAATACAAatatgtttacattgtgctaAAATACACGTAGCCTGTTAGCGTAAATACACGGATTAGTCATAGTTTAGTAAAAAGCTATACTGTTCTGAAAAGTAGGCTACGATGCTTCATATGATCTGTTACAGTCAACTTTAAACATACTGTAGCCTGTCTAAGAAAAAGGCCAAAGTAGCGACTCTACTTTTGGAGGTCGGTGATTAATTAGCCTCCCATTCCGATATTAAATAGCCATTTAGAAAACAGTAACGTTCGTTGAATTTAAAATGTGTTCTCGAGCTTGGTCAATTACGCATCTAGCTACAATCTGTGTTCAGTGCGTggatgactgtgtgtgtctgcagcgcaGCCTACCGGCTTGTTCTCGCCAacctattatttttttaaattgccTCCACTTAATTTTCACTCGATACAATTCAAGAGCAATAtccgagaccaagacaagaccgaGACAAATTATGTCCGAGACCAAGAAGAGACCAAGACCATGGGATCCTGGTCTCGAGACCGGTCTCGAGACAAAGACCGGTCTCGAGAACTACAACACTGCTGCAGGGATCTCTCAAAGTCCAGTCAACCAGACGACTCCGCTGTTCTCGCAGGTACAAAAAGGGTACAGGGAGAAGGGTCCTCTCAAAGAAACCGGTCTGTTCAACCCCAGTGGTTCAAGGACCACAGATGGCTAACGTTGTGTCAAACAAGAGCAAAACTTTTCTGCACACAATGTCGCTTTTGGACAATGAAAGGACTCGGTTGCCCCCGTGTTGCCCAGGCAACAGAAACGCCCCAACAAATTGGATACTGGAGAGGCTGCGCACGCATTCCAGAGCCCAGTGAATCATTATAGGAGACTGTACTTCGAAGTTCTTGATCTTCTTGATGGCGAAATGGACCGGTGTTTtgagcagagagacctgcatgtggcAGCTGACCTGGAACGTCTGATTGTATCTGCGGCGAAAGGGGAGTTGGGTAGTTTCCCGTCCTCCAGTGTCACTCTACGAGAAGGATTTTGACTTTGACAGTTTATGCGCACCGTTGAATATGCTGCCAGATGCGACCCGAACATCTGGAATTACCGTCACAACGGTAGCATCAGTAACATCTGCAATGAATGCTGCTCCGGTAGCGAAAACCCTatcgccagatgtacacaggctgttgaaattgttttaGACAATTCCCGTGTCGACTGTCAGCGcccgagaggtctttctcaacccttcgtcgtatgaagactcatctaaggtcaacaatgactcaaaggaaactcaatgacttgatgtgcagccacacacacggggatgctttggccagtgtggatggtctcgccattgccagtgacgtcatccagcacaacgagagacgtaggaacttctctgggaacgtttaagacggggtggtgagcgttgacgttttttaatcctatgcaactggacttgacgtgtcaaatgatttatgctttctaatcatactgactatactatttgattgtgactcaagtgtaggctataatcaggacaaataaaaacggaaataacaaataataataaataaagttacgCGTTACGAGTGTGGCCTGGGGGGGGAcgtcacgtcattcttggccctacccattcgaaatgcgtttcGCGGCCAATGCCAAACTAAACTCATTTAATTGAACGAAATCTCTCAAAAACACCCGTTCGGTTAAAAGGTAGAAGGTGGCTAGCTGATCTTATATTTGTAGCTAAAATTGCTCAGAGTTTAGGATTTTGTTCACTTCATTTTGGGCGGGGAATGTTACCTTTTTATTTGAGGGAGCTAACTTCAAAAGAAGCGCGAGTTCCCGGAATCGGATCTGTGGCCATGTTGGAGGTATACGGGACGACTGCTCACTGTGCTGTGCGGAATCCAAACGAAATATCGACAGGCGAAGGCAAAGATCAACGAAGACACTGAACAGATTTAACGTTATTTTAAAGGTTTACAACCCAGAGAAAGATGTGCTTCAGAAATCAAGCTAATCGGTAGAAAAGACCCTGACGACATGGACGATTTGTCAAGTGACTGGCGCttcctactgtaaccggttattttcttgcccggtgcgggattcgatacggggtgtactgcaccacaaggcgacatcactaaccgctcgacaaaAGGATCAGTTTCtctagtcgatcggccagtgggtcttattagtagtttacagtcgtcaccctctcccgaaagcgcgctttgttattcccgcgttccgaagagacttctgaggatctgcacgcttccggatcccaccgctgccaccaatgtaaccggttattttcttgcccgatgcggaattcgatatggggtgtactgcaccacaaggcgacatcactaaccgctcggctaaagggtcagaccctctagaccagtgtttctcaaccgggggtccgcggacccctagtggtccgtgaaaataaaatatctttaaaaaaagatcctatgacatttatagaaataggattatttttattattattgccccaaagagtgaataaatgctataatgcaatttaaaatgcagtttctactgtttctatcaaattgcaacccccctcccccaagatcaggtggaggggtcctcagggtagatcaaaaatacgcagggggtccaggaccccaaaaatgtTGAGAACCACTACTCTAGTCGATCGGCCAGCGAGTCCTATAATtagtgcagcgaattcgggggacaacgtaaccacaagaactgccgcgcccgggaggcgaacccgtaacgcccgcaccgtaggaggcatcgctaaccgctcgactaaaggctcaggcccgcgagctagcggccagcgtgtcttcttatgcatgcacgttacagtagttCACACTACCAACAACACCGGCAATAACGTAAATTAAATGAACGTTTCCCAGATATCGCGAATTATCTGGTGTTCTCGCCAAGCCCGCACACCGCAGCAGATTCGAAATGACGTCAGAGCTTAGCAGCGTACAACAAAACGGTTGGTGGCCGCCTGCGAGATGTCGAAAGAAACGGAGGGGGAGCGCCGTGTGAAAGCAAAGGTGGGCAACCGCAAAACCGCTGACGGTATATAAGGTAATCCCAAGGGAGGGCCATGCACGCCAAAGGGGAGCCGCTTGTGTTCGCCGCTGACAGGCTCGTAGATGTTACTGTGTTTCCGCAGTCAGTGTTTTACCTTTCTCGTTGGCGCGGTCGAGCAAGGGGGCAGGCGTCTCCTCCCCTTGCCTCAGTTTAAGTTTTGTCGCCTTGATTTTGAGCCACCTTTGGCAGCCTTGTAGGACTCTAAACGCCTATCTCGGCAACAGCGTACGCGATACCATTTGTGGATCTCAAAGAATAAAACTCTGGtctgtacaaataaaacttgacttgacttatcgcTTCTCTAAAAAGGCCTGGCTATACTCCAGAGCGGACGCGAGTACGCGTTTCGCGCATGCGCGGTGGGTTCGCGTTACGTATTTCCGGGCAAAATGGCGACATACCTGCGAGAAGAAAAGCTGCCCTGTTTGTTGTATTTagcacaattggagagaaaaagggaaaaaagcggAAAGCAAGAAAATTGTGTGTGCAGCCGCTCAATCGCAACAGGACCAAGGAAGAGGTGTTCAGCCTCCAAGATGGATCACGATGAACGTACAGTTATTGCAGTCGTTTGCTCTGTTGCAGATACGCAAATGGATGCCCCCCAAATCTCTGGTCAGCATATTTCTGGATGAGAAGGGCATCGGCTGCTTAagtctgtgaaagaaatagtAGATGCCTGCAAGTGTAAGAGCTACTACCCAAGAATGCAGAGTCACAGAATTCTTAAATTCAACCTTGAATTTAATGAATTCATTGGCAGAGACTGTGACGACGTTGTCCCAACACGTGGACAAGTATCAAGTCTTTTTCAAGACATGTGGAACATTGTTGTTGGTCAGTATGGTTTTCTTCGCAGGGCCAAAGTGAAACTATTCACTTTATTATTCACAATTATTAACAGTGAAATCATTCTATGTGAACTTATAACATTTTAGGTTTGACCAACTGGATGCAGATGCAGGTGGCCCAGCAAGTCAACTCAGGGTATGTGCACCAAATGCCTGGATGTtataaaattaaaaacaaactTGTTATGGTAAATAAAACACACCTGATGTTCTGGGATTTGGCATACTTGGAGCCAACATCAGCGGGAATAAGTaaaggagggtttccgtgcaacttCGCGGTTTTGCctcctggctgcgcacgcacccagtaatgtttgtaaacaggaaacccgtctatagcTGAACAAGGCATACTTGTTGAGGAGGAGCAGCATCTTTAAGTAAACCCTTAGCTAAGGAGAAGTAAATCCTTAAGCGTCATGTTTGTGCAACCGGCCCCTAGGGTTTACAGAAGTGccactgtttgttttgttttttttaaggttGTGCAACAGAATGTGGCTGGTCCAAGTAGTCAATAGGTATGTGCATCGAATACTTACAATATGTATATTGTGCAGTGTTACAAAGTCACAAGAAATGGTTCATGTCAGAACTTAAGGAAATAATACATTAATGGAATACTGGTATGTTTAGCAGCATTTCAGCATTATCAAGTAAAGGATGTTGTAAAGGTAAACAAAAGTTAAACAAGAGGAAACAGTTTGTATAATGAAGGAAATgacttattttttttgttttttttcctcagcaTCAACAGGATCCTGTTGATGTTGAAACTCTGGAAGTATTACTTGAGAGGAAAGGTGCAAGCATTCTGGCAGATTATAAAGCCACTGGTCTACTCAGAGACTTCAAGAAAACTCCTGGTTCAACTCAGCGCCAGTGACTTGGTTGAGCGAAGGGGATTGTAAGTTTTATGCACCATTTCGTAAGTTGCTTAAGCTTGTAAGGTACTAGGTAAAGGGATAGTTCCCCCCATGTACAGTTTTTCAAGAATGACAGGTCCCCTACTATTGTACCGTTGCacttttgtttgcttgtttttcaaGTGAAAAATATAAATTCAAATGCAAGTTTGCTGCTTTTAGAAAATACTGACACAAAACAGTCAGTTGACACACCAGCCGGAAAAGGGCTGTTGGAAAAGGGCTGGTAGAGCATGTACGGTCATTGTTTTGGTTTCCATTGTTCATTTACAGTTACCCGCCTAGTGATGacaagtcaaaaaaaaaaagttctgttaTTTGAAAACATGAAAGCCCCCGGCTATGATGTTGGCACATGTAGCACTATTCACGCAGCACGGTGCGTGAGTGTGTTTGGTCAGACATGTCAAACTGGTTGGGGAGCATCACTTTGGGGAAGTTGTACACATAAAACCTCAATGTGAAAACGAAAATGTTGCTTTTTCTGGGGATATTTGTTCTGAAACTTTTTGACAATCATCTACATGCAAATGTAGCGCAAAGGACAGATTAATTCAAGCTGATTTACATGAAAGATGACGTTGACTTCAGACCATTACacttaatcttttttttccccctttttctccccagttgtacctggccaattaccccactcttccgagccatccgggtcgctgctccaccccctccgctgacctggggagggctgcagactaccacatgcctcctccgatacatatggagtcgccagctgcttcttttcacctgacagtgaggagtttcgccagggggacgtagcgcgtgggaggaccacgctattccccccagttccccctcccccctgaacaggcgccccgaccgaccagaggaggcgctagtgcagcgaccaggacatacccacatccggcttcccacccgcagacgtggccaattgacctttcgcaaagtgccGCCCCAGAACggggcttgtccaatcctaccttagcaacggtccgtcaagctttcaaacacacaacaaaatgctgagacggtgtgcctatgggctctgcaaatcggatactagatatctgaacagtttggagggggtgtcattttcgttcccttcccgaaacccagaacacaagaagtgcaatgtgggcaatagatttggcagtatagcagaccccatggccagcttattccatccaaaatcaacagaaatacctgtctgctccaagctaagctagctactagctattattggtagctaatacagctaacgtattattactgttacttttacccacacaatgcgctgatttcttccttcatgttttggtgttttccggctacttcctggatagttctgaaatgcttgacgggcatagcaacagtaactaagggggggcgggactttgcgaaaggtcaattgtgtctgttgagatgcccgaccaagctaacacggggattcgaaccggtgatccccatgttggtaggcaacagaacactTAATCTTTTTTGACAATGACCTTTTTGTAAACCCTAACACGTCTTTTTTGAAAGTGcgactccaccttgaacccagctgTCATTCCAGCTGCACTCCCCCACCACTTGCACACCTCATACATATCCGGCACCATTCCTACACGCCTCTTCCCCACTCCCGCCTTGCTCATAATGAtactaccacacctcctctctcggcaccctcatacgctttctctaaagacacaatgtaccttcCGACCTCCTCTgtgcttctccatcaacattctcaaatcacacctcacatctgtagtgctctttcatggcgtgacacgctgctgctgctggctagtcgtcacctctcctcttacccAACTTCCTCTACTCCTTCCCATATATTCCTGCCGTGACTGCAGCTCTGCGCGCCACTTTTGCTCTCCGATATAATAGCACGAGTTAAATGCAGCAAGCAAATGTCTTTGTAAGAATGCCATAATAAAGTGTTTTTCCTCCCTTCAGGCACTGCTCTGAACGGGAATTTCCAGCCCCTAACGAGGAAGTGGACTGGAAAAATAAAGCTGAAACTCAGTCTGCTGGGACAACAAGGGGCTATTATTAGTGTTTTCATTATTCCCTTTGCTACAGTGATACCACTGTGTTTTTCACGTGGCCATACAGCAATGCTTTCTCCACCTCCCACCCAGTGGGGAAAATTatgaattattttaaaaaaaaacaacaacaacagtagcatacATCTATCCTAGCACAGTAACATAACCAAACAGTTGTCCTTTTAATGAAGGGTTTCGTTTCAGGTTCCACTATGAAAATGTTACTACGCCACTTGAAATTCCACAGACAGTAACAATCTTAGTAACTAAAGTGGATTTGGGTGTCTGTCtaccaaaaaaacaaacctaTTTTGTAAGCACAAAGAAAATAAAGAAACTTCACATTTTAGCTAGGTATCCAtatttctatgttcatgtcaAATAGCATTTTTTCAGGAGTATTTTTCTCAGTGTAGCTATTTAAGAATGAGAATTAAAGATAGGAAGGGTATACCCACAGTGGACCTGTATCGTGAACGGGAGGCTTTTCTCCGTTGTCTGACTGACAACACACTGGACCAAGTGCTGGTTGACCTCTTTGGTTGGTATGCCAACAAGACGGCTGACTGTGGTGGTGGTTGAATTTTGCTCCGGGGTCGACTTGTTCACCGCCCACACTGAGTCGCCCAGAGTCCCAGTGTGCCAGCTGATCTCTGCGGGGGGCTTGGCACCCACGGCCATGCAAATTGCAAAGGTAACTTCATCGGTGCCCACAACGGGAGGAGGGTTGGCTTCCAGGCTGATGACTGGAGGAACTAAGAGAGTTATACAACCATTCAGTACAGATCACATATGCAATTTGTCAAAGACTTTATCCTGAGATAAAGAGAGCAATAATTTTGAAATGTGACGTGCGTCATAATTGTACCATATCAGCATTGTGTCTGAGTGACACTATATCCCTGTGGACAGTTTATTTTTATTCAAAAGAAAGGGTTGGTCTGCAGAATACACATAACACAGGGGGGGAAATGCACCTCGGCAGGCTAGGTGACAGGTATTATAAATGCGATTGGTGTTTTTACACTCAACCCCTGTTTGCTAGCTAGTATAGTACATCAGCTGTGGTGGCATTCAATCATCTTCGGCATATTCATAACCCACATCGAAGCGCTCCCCAGCTTCAATAATTCTGCAGTTTTATCGGCCAAAGCTATCTGAGGAATTTTACAAAGTCTGGGCCTCTTTCGCCGGTTTAAATACCTCTTTTTGTAGGATTTTCTCACTCACTGTGTAGCACTGACTAGGACAGCATCATGTCGTGTCCTGTGCTGACTTCACATACTTTTTTTTAGCATTGCTTTTCAGGCCCTGATGGAGAAGCTACAGTTTGggttaaaaataaaaatactgggggggcgctggtgagcagtaacatgtgaggacgtctttagattgagctcctgatcagggcgaacttttcattaatattttaacttttcagatcaaacacagataaattaggtttaacacacacgatacttaaccgctagcacaccggactcacaaccctgtacttgcatatcgatcatctggaagacgcgatgggcaaaaacaaatccagcagtgaccaggccgctaaagcctcgggctctgtgaaagccccggacgaggagtctacagacctatctggggtgatggctgccatcgcgagcagtgagagcaagatcttggcacggatagattcattcacagaggatctgaatgcaaaaatagacgctataaaggccggcatggcgaaacaagagacccgtctgaaagacgtggaggacggcctgaacacatactcagacaagacgacgaatatggaggaggacatcggccagctaacatctgaagtcgctatgctacgccagaaggtagacggtatggagggacgacaacgccggtgtaatgcacgcattgtcgggataaaggagggattcgagaccagcggaggccagcagcctactattaccatcgctaaactactgcaggagttactaggcctcagcttcaccccgaccctagactgggctcaccgcggcctgcggcactcgaccaacaaaggagaaccccccaggatcatcgtggtgaagtttcactatttctcagagagggaggaggttttccgcaaagctgcccgttcagctccgttgagcctgcacggcaagagagtgagcatcttcccggattacaccgcggcagtggcgaataagagagcggccttctccgaagctaagcggctcagtcttacccagatttctctatctttttcaaatgattcccatattcatacctaagacaacttttcaacaattagattaatttcatcattcatctggaacaattcaaaccccaggatgaagaaaatatacttggaggtccctaaggagacagggggattaggtttgcctaactttatttgttactactgggctgcgaacattgcaaaacttttacattgggcatttacatatgagaatcaacagggtacagattgggttcacatggaactcttatccaatcctttaccgatactcacctctccactaccacataatcgtaacatacaaataacaaacccagtggttaaagcttcacttaggatatggctccagtttaggaggcattttggattaaagcatgctagcggtctttttccagtagcaaataatcaatttcttcttgccatctgtgttagataacacatttcaactttggcatagaaatggactggtgtttttctgtgatctatttaaagatggaacattcgcttcatttgaaacacttaccaaagaccataacatacccagatcccatttttttagataccttcaaatccgtagttttgccaaggaagtatttccctcatttccgtatctgccaaccaggagccaattagatgttattctagagaaggatccctttgggaaaaaacgggtctctataatttacacgttgatacagggattgaaacagatatcctgggacaaaacaaaaactgcatgggagagagatttgggtgtagagctttctgaagaggcatggcgggacagcttaactcgtattcatacgtcttcattgtgtatacgacatgggttaattcagtttaaggtgcttcaccgtcttcactactcgggggacaagcttgccagaatctttcccaccacagaccctagctgtccgaggtgcagtcatagtccagcctcggtgggacacatgttctgggcatgcccctccctcaacagttattggggacagatatttaatgtattctcacatatctgtaaacagaccataaaccccgattttcacacagccgtctttggcataccaccccctaactgtaaggtcacaactttgcaggcaaatgctctagcatttgcctcattactcgcacgcagacttatcctatttaactggaagtcaaataaagcgccatcatttttgcagtggttgaggaaggtgctgtcctttctacctttagaaaagctccgatataaaatatgtaaaacccgcaaaaactttactttgacctggagtcctttcatagactttattgaagggtttcccttttattgaatgtactttttatttacctggttgtaacgaaaatacctatagatatatgtgtacaactttatattttcttcaaaaatatggttattatgtggaattggaataagaaatccctgcgtagtcctttttttttttttttttttttgagccttgggggggaggggggattcctgcatgtttatttttgttgttgttgttgttgttcgtgtgctttgtatacctgttccaaaaaaacttgaaaattggaaaataaagtttataaaaataaaaatactttGCATCCAGTAGTGATAAAAACGTAACGTTACATAAAAATTTTTGCTGTCTTATTCTTATACGAACATTTTATAGATGAAACAATTTACTATCTTTGCTTAATAAAAAGGATCATAATAAAAAGGATCATTATACCAAACACTGTGAGTTTCATCGTAGTCTCCTGAGGTCCACTGGGGAACAACGTGAAGATGCATGTATAGATGCCTTCATCCGACAGTCTGACCTTGGATAATTGCAGAGAACCATTGTTCTCAGCCATGTTTCCAATAAACCCGAACCTATCATCAGCTTCACTGTTATGTGGACCACTTCTAGCTGTAACGGTGAAAAAGTTGTGGTTTTTATCATTTCCCCTGGTCTTCTTCTGCCAGGAAATCTGAGAGGGGGTCTCGCTGGAATCAACCAGTCTGCAGAGCAGGGAAACATTCTGTCCTTGCACGCCAGTAACATCTTCTCCAATCACCTGGACAGCTGCAAGATACACCAAACAGAGCTATCAAGAACATGATACCAGCTCAGaagacatgcgcgcgcacacaaacacaagcaaaaaacaaatacatgcacataaacacattTATGGTCAAGGACCTTGGGTTCCTGCCATTGTATGTTGACATACAATGACAGGACAGTGCAATCTACCAAGGGATGAATTTGTTGAAATCGGAGAGGCCTTGCTCTTCCGCCTAAGAAGAGTTCTTCCTACCTTACTCCTTGCCCTGAGTGTAGATCCTAActtgaaaagaaaacaaaccaAAGTTTGTCTTCTAAGAAATGGCAACTACATGGCCAAACAGCCTGTTGAAGTTGGCAAAacccggggcgtccaggtagcgtagcggtctattctgttgcctaccagcaacacgggggtcgccagatcgaatccccgtattacctacggctgcgggtgggaagccggatatgggtatgtgtcctggtcactgcactagcacctcctctggtcggtcgaggcgcctgttcatgggggagaggggaactggggggctagcgtgatcctcccacgcgctacgtccccctggagaaactcctcactgtcaggtgaaaagaagcggctggtgactccacatgtatcggaggaggcatgtggtagtctgcagccttccccggattggcagagggggtggagcagcgaccaggatggctcggaagagtggggtggttggccaggtacaattggggaggaaaaagggaaaaaaaacgttGGCAAAACCCTTCTTTGCGTAAACAATATTAGTGTCTTTGATTCCTTTTGCAAATGTCTCTGTTGTGCATTCTGTGAGAGTCAGGTATTTTGCAATTATGACttgctagccagttggctaatgggtcggacactTTTGACtttttagcgcagtcgcccatggtgcgggcaaCCTGGGTTCACGTCGCGGCTgcggcagattcccggctgccccctgaattcgctacattggtgtcagaagtgggatggtcagaccatgaggccatcggaagcgtgtgtgagggagctgatataacattacattacattacagtcatttattcgatgcttttatccaaagcgacttacaataagtgcatttaacgtaggaaatcaggagaactactagtcatcagaggtcataagtgcatcttctctct comes from Lampris incognitus isolate fLamInc1 chromosome 11, fLamInc1.hap2, whole genome shotgun sequence and encodes:
- the si:ch211-214p13.3 gene encoding nectin-3 isoform X2 — protein: MCFLVELPLVFPCCTPVGVLCALLVSDFISGRRPSIIKSFITKMCARGYTLIPRRGCHTGLLPTQTRTMKLQDLFSRQSAPLFFLLTLRVSGAVQVIGEDVTGVQGQNVSLLCRLVDSSETPSQISWQKKTRGNDKNHNFFTVTARSGPHNSEADDRFGFIGNMAENNGSLQLSKVRLSDEGIYTCIFTLFPSGPQETTMKLTVFVPPVISLEANPPPVVGTDEVTFAICMAVGAKPPAEISWHTGTLGDSVWAVNKSTPEQNSTTTTVSRLVGIPTKEVNQHLVQCVVSQTTEKSLPFTIQVHYAPQSVNISETAEDVFECVSDASPKSNITWSRFSQPWPQSAVGVTEGKLKLLSLTADLSGLYVCDASNPYGRKSGTLYVHINSAVSMRRPAAS